Part of the Kineococcus aurantiacus genome, GCACCAGTGGCCCGACCTGGCCGCGGGCCTGGCCGAGGTGCGGCGCGTCACCCGCGGGCCCGTGCTCGTCCTGACCTGCGACCCCGCCGCGCTGGAGGCGTCGTGGCTGACCCGGTACGCGCCGGAGGTCATCGCCACCGAGGCGCGCCGCTACCCGGCGATCGCCGCCGTGGAGCGGGCGCTCACCGCCCCTGGCGGCGGGTGGGTGCGGGTGCAGCCGGTGGACGTCCCGCTGGGGTGCGTCGACGGTTTCTCCGAGGCGTACTACGGGCGGCCGGAACTGCTGCTGGACCCCGGGGCGCGCCGGGCGAACTCGGCGTGGAGCTTCGTCGGCCCGGACGTCGAGCGGCGCTTCGAGCGGACCCTGCGCGCGGACCTGGCGTCGGGGGCGTGGGACCGGGAGTTCGGGCACCTGCGCCGGCAACCCTCCTTCGCGGGCTCGCTGCGGCTCGTCACCGGTCACCGGTCCCCGAACCCCTGAGGGGCCCGGGGCGGTGGGCCGGCGGGGCCCTCAGCGCGAGGCGAACTGGTCGCCCGCCCCGGGGACGGGTTCGGCCGGGTCGGTGCCGAGCGCGACGACCCGGTTGCCGGCGTCCACGTGGACCACCCGGGGGCGGTGCGCGGCGAGCTCGGCCTCGTCCAGCCCCACGTACGACATGACGATGACGAGGTCGCCGGGGGAGACGAGGTGCGCCGCGGCGCCGTTGACGCACACCTGCCCCGACCCTGCGGCCCCCGCGATGGCGTAGGTCTCCAGCCGGGCGCCGTTGGTGACGTCGACGACCGAGACCCGTTCGCCCTCGACGACGTCGGCGGCGGCCAGCAGGTCCGCGTCCACGGTGATGGACCCCACGTAGTGCAGGTCGGCTCCGGTGACGGTGGCGCGGTGGATCTTGCCGCCGAGGACGGTGCGGATCACGGGGTCTCCACTCTCGAAGGGGGTGTTGCCGCCCGACAGTGAAGCAGACCCGGCGGGAGTGGGCAGATTGTCCGGATGACTTCGGACAACTGGGCAATGTGTCCAAGTGGCGCACCGTCCCTGGACAACCTGTCCCCGGTGCGGCGGGATGGACCCATGAGCGTCCCCGCCCCCACCGTCACCGTCGGCCAGTACCTCGCCCGCCGCCTCCTCGAACTCGGCGGGAACCACCTCTTCGGCCTGCCCGGCGACTTCAACCTCGCCCTGCTCGACGAGATGCTCGACACCTCCGGCCTCACCTGGGTCGGCAGCACCAACGAGCTCAACGCCGCCTACGCCGCCGACGCCTACGCCCGCACCACCCGCGGCGTCGCCGCCCTCGTCACCACCTACGGCGTCGGGGAGCTGTCCGCCGTCAACGGCATCGCCGGCAGCTTCGCCGAGGACGTCCCCGTCGTGCAGATCACCGGCATGCCCGACAGCGGCGCCCGCGCCCGCGGCGCCCTGCTGCACCACTCCCTCGCCGACGGCGACCACGACCACTTCGCCCGCGCCTACCGCGAGGTCACCGCCACCGGCGTCGTCCTGCGCGCCGCCGACGCCGCCCTGG contains:
- the panD gene encoding aspartate 1-decarboxylase, whose amino-acid sequence is MIRTVLGGKIHRATVTGADLHYVGSITVDADLLAAADVVEGERVSVVDVTNGARLETYAIAGAAGSGQVCVNGAAAHLVSPGDLVIVMSYVGLDEAELAAHRPRVVHVDAGNRVVALGTDPAEPVPGAGDQFASR
- a CDS encoding class I SAM-dependent methyltransferase, translating into MTDPRRVGDPAAPRRADGSAGDADYGGIGTGYSTYRRPEPVVAAAIEAALGPAVTVLNVGAGAGSYEPADRRVTAVEPSATMRRQRPPHLSVAVDATAEHLPFDDGAFDAAMATFTVHQWPDLAAGLAEVRRVTRGPVLVLTCDPAALEASWLTRYAPEVIATEARRYPAIAAVERALTAPGGGWVRVQPVDVPLGCVDGFSEAYYGRPELLLDPGARRANSAWSFVGPDVERRFERTLRADLASGAWDREFGHLRRQPSFAGSLRLVTGHRSPNP